In Malassezia japonica chromosome 2, complete sequence, one DNA window encodes the following:
- a CDS encoding uncharacterized protein (COG:L; EggNog:ENOG503NU79): protein MPTTPSKRRGAPGSPVRTPKRRTQSHAGSPQTSLLSFLSPKDGDKKTQVTEDEAYARQLASDTAQIEADEAMARALQEAWAEEGSMPAPGPSDAPETDTNGVPSKAHYASLVASAGTPAEDKATAADAQAEDTQCALETQSAPTYTPKAARRGVDVGQLDAGIAALDLTQDPAEFEPACIDTAHWPCDTLLHVPYALFAHGFARASGERSRITILRILTNLVRIVLHHEPSQLVAALYLMSNEIAPSYAGLELGLGGSLLQKITMQVSGRPLAFLRKTWKAHGDAGDVAFEACRGVTQLVQHEPLTIGKVYTTLHAIARASGAKSVSAKQSLACGLLMAARGEERRFIVRTLSANLRIHAMRTTILAALARAYALASGPQDDESLALAETRAKRAYARHPNWQGLVDALRATGIEGLDDVSLALGIPVTPMLGSITRSLDAVHTTMRGGAFVSEFKYDGQRIQLHASASGTHIFSRHLETITDKYPDICAMAARLLEHVSSFILDAEVVAVSESGALLPFQTLAGRARKQVSLDQVQVRVCLYAFDLLYLDGTPMIGAPLRERRDAIRTRFPPTLPSTAQHAGFACAASSEDTTEEGVLSFFQDAVASHCEGIMIKSLDGSPGERDAPLATYEPDKRTEAWLKVKKDYLAGLGDALDLVPIGAWHGMGRKAAFWSPILLAVHDRETGTYQAVCKCMSGFSDAFYEELNERYGSARAQRPLSYDHDGLYETNGLTPPVFWPPREVWEIRGADITVSPTYPAAQDLAVPGRGLSLRFPRFRVL, encoded by the exons ATGCCCACGACGCCGTCCAAGCGCCGGGGAGCGCCGGggtcgccggtgcgcacaccaaagcggcgcacacAGAGCCATGCAGGCTCGCCGCAGACGTCGCTCCTTTCGTTTCTGTCGCCCAAGGATGGCGATAAAAAGACACAGGTTACAGAAGACGAGGCGTATGCACGCCAACTCGCCTCGGACACGGCACAAATCGAGGCGGACGAAGCAATGGCGCGTGCACTGCAAGAGGCATGGGCAGAAGAAGGGAGTATGCCCGCTCCAGGGCCGTCAGATGCGCCAGAGACGGATACCAATGGGGTGCCGTCCAAGGCGCATTATGCGTCCCTGGTGGCGTCtgccggcacgccggccgagGACAAAGCGACTGCCGCAGATGCACAGGCCGAGGATACCCAGTGTGCACTAGAGACCCAAAGTGCGCCAACCTATACCCCCAaagcggcacgccgcggggtcgacgtcggccagcTTGACGCGGGCATCGCCGCCTTGGATCTCACACAGGACCCAGCCGAATTCGAGCCGGCATGCATCGACACGGCGCACTGGCCGTGCGATACTTTGCTGCATGTCCCATATGCCCTCTTTGCGCACGGTTTTGCTCGTGCGAGTGGCGAGCGTTCGCGCATCACGATCCTGCGCATCCTTACGAACCTTGTGCGCATTGTGCTGCACCATGAACCCTCGCAGCTGGTCGCTGCCCTCTACCTGATGAGCAACGAGATTGCGCCGTCGTACGCGGGCCTCGAGCTTGGACTTGGTGGCTCGCTTCTGCAGAAAATCACCATGCAAGTCTCTGGCCGACCCCTCGCGTTCCTGCGCAAGACGTGGAAGGCGCATGGTGAcgcgggcgacgtcgcATTCgaggcgtgccgcggcgttACGCAGCTCGTACAGCACGAGCCGCTGACGATCGGAAAAGTG TACACTACGCTGCATGCGATTGCGCGTGCGTCCGGCGCCAAGTCGGTAAGCGCCAAGCAGAGCCTTGCGTGTGGCCTGCTGATGGCTGCACGgggcgaggagcggcggTTTATTGTGCGTACGCTAAGCGCCAACCTGCGCATCcacgcgatgcgcacgacgaTCCTTGCTGCACTGGCCCGTGCGtacgcgctcgcgtcgggcccccaggacgacgagtcccttgcgctcgccgagacaCGCGCCAAGCGAGCCTACGCGCGGCATCCCAACTGGCAAggcctcgtcgatgcgctACGCGCTACAGGCATCGAAGGCCTCGATGACgtgtcgctcgcgctcg GCATCCCCGTCACGCCGATGCTCGGCAGCATtacgcgctcgctcgacgcggtgcatacgacgatgcgcggcggcgcgtttGTGAGTGAGTTCAAGTACGATGGCCAGCGTATCCAGCTGCATGCAAGCGCATCTGGCACGCACATCTTTAGCCGGCATCTCGAGACGATTACGGACAAGTACCCCGACATTTGCGCGATGGCCGCGCGGCTCTTGGAGCATGTCTCGTCCTTTATCCTCGATGCCGAGGTCGTTGCGGTGTCCGAGAGCGGTGCGCTCCTCCCCTTTCAGACGCTTGCAGGGCGCGCACGGAAGCAAGTGTCGCTCGACCAGGTCCAGGTCCGTGTATGCCTCTATGCTTTTGACCTACTGTACCTTGACGGCACGCCAATGATTGGCGCACCGCttcgcgagcgtcgcgatgcGATCCGCACGCGTTTCCCCCCCACGCTTCCGAGTACGGCGCAGCATGCAGGCTttgcgtgcgcggcctcgtccgaAGACACGACCGAGGAAGGTGTGTTGTCCTTTTTCCAGGATGCTGTCGCAAGCCACTGCGAAGGTATAATGATCAAGAGCCTGGATGGGTCGCCCGgtgagcgcgacgcaccgcTCGCGACCTACGAGCCCGACaagcgcaccgaggcgtGGCTCAAGGTCAAGAAAGACTACCTCGCTGGCCttggcgatgcgctcgacctggtcCCGATCGGTGCGTGGCACGGTATGGGCCGCAAAGCGGCGTTTTGGAGCCCCATCCTGCTTGCCGTGCATGATCGCGAGACGGGCACCTACCAGGCGGTGTGCAAGTGTATGAGCGGTTTTTCCGACGCCTTTTACGAAGAGCTGAACGAGCGGTacggctcggcgcgggcgcagcgcccccTTTCGTACGACCATGACGGGCTGTACGAGACAAACGGCCTCACGCCGCCCGTCTtttggccgccgcgcgaagTGTGGGAGATCCGGGGCGCCGACATTACCGTGTCGCCGACCTaccccgcggcgcaggacctcgccgtgcccggccgcggcctctCACTGCGTTTCCCCCGGTTt AGAGTGCTATGA